In one Natronosalvus amylolyticus genomic region, the following are encoded:
- a CDS encoding NUDIX hydrolase → MNATAEDDELPHKNAAQDVIAVDAEDTELGLVNRLEAHTGEGTRHRAFTSLVFDGDDNILLAQRAPDKRLWGTYWDGTVASHPVQGQSQEDATRQRLEEELGVTPDQYDDLRLTDRFEYKRYFENAGVEHEVCAVLKLTLQDTSLDPDEEEVAGLMWVPYERLHSNPEWYRQLRLCPWFEIAMRRDVR, encoded by the coding sequence ATGAACGCGACAGCGGAAGACGACGAATTGCCGCACAAAAACGCCGCCCAGGACGTCATCGCCGTCGACGCCGAGGATACCGAACTTGGACTGGTCAACCGCCTCGAGGCTCACACCGGCGAGGGAACGCGGCATCGGGCGTTTACCTCTCTGGTATTCGACGGGGACGACAACATACTGCTCGCCCAGCGGGCACCCGACAAACGCCTCTGGGGGACCTACTGGGACGGAACCGTGGCCTCCCATCCAGTCCAGGGACAGAGTCAGGAGGACGCGACCAGACAGCGTCTCGAGGAGGAGCTGGGAGTGACGCCGGACCAGTACGACGACCTGCGCCTGACCGACCGCTTCGAGTACAAACGCTACTTCGAGAACGCTGGCGTCGAACACGAGGTCTGTGCGGTGCTCAAACTGACCCTGCAGGACACGTCGCTCGACCCGGACGAAGAAGAGGTCGCCGGCCTGATGTGGGTACCCTACGAACGGCTGCACAGCAACCCCGAGTGGTACCGACAACTTCGACTCTGTCCGTGGTTCGAAATCGCCATGCGTCGAGACGTTCGATAG
- a CDS encoding sulfurtransferase codes for MGHDTTGRRQFLFAVSGATAASVAGCLGSIASRQPDNYSTPAAVAYEAVVDSQWLEDNLEAVELLDIRREKDFLSGHIEGAHRLPDTELLRGHYAETDDGYEASPEVIADIVAQAGIERGDDVAVYGEGSTLWETYAIYTLRAIGHEGTVALLDGGYTVWEAANAPTETDDVDAADSQYEPALDMDVVATRAHVAERVHEEGADVQLVDNRTPEEYWGLDEDDRASRHGHITGAINVNFPQNLVESGARLRSPEDLEQLWLDDAGLEPDEETITYCTTAVRGSVGWFILGLLGFEELRNYEGSWHDWGTLSSADGYHYTTGEGSGTVIDTFAE; via the coding sequence ATGGGGCACGATACGACCGGAAGACGACAGTTTCTGTTCGCAGTCAGCGGGGCAACAGCCGCCTCGGTCGCCGGCTGTCTCGGCTCCATCGCCTCGCGTCAACCCGACAACTACTCGACGCCGGCGGCCGTCGCCTACGAGGCGGTCGTCGACAGTCAGTGGCTCGAGGACAACCTCGAGGCGGTCGAACTCCTCGACATCCGGCGGGAGAAGGACTTTCTATCGGGCCACATCGAGGGAGCCCATCGATTGCCCGACACGGAGTTGCTGCGCGGTCACTACGCAGAAACGGACGACGGCTACGAGGCCTCACCCGAGGTCATCGCCGATATCGTGGCGCAAGCCGGCATCGAACGCGGTGACGACGTGGCCGTCTACGGCGAGGGGTCGACTCTCTGGGAGACCTACGCGATATACACTTTGCGAGCCATCGGTCACGAAGGCACCGTGGCGCTGCTCGATGGGGGCTACACGGTCTGGGAGGCAGCAAACGCTCCAACCGAAACTGACGACGTGGACGCAGCAGATAGTCAGTACGAACCTGCGCTCGACATGGATGTCGTCGCGACGCGAGCCCACGTGGCCGAGCGAGTCCACGAGGAGGGGGCTGACGTCCAGCTCGTCGACAACCGCACGCCCGAAGAGTACTGGGGGTTAGACGAGGACGACCGCGCCTCTCGACACGGGCATATCACTGGCGCGATCAACGTCAATTTCCCGCAAAACCTCGTTGAAAGCGGAGCTCGACTCCGGTCGCCCGAGGACCTCGAGCAACTGTGGCTGGACGACGCCGGCCTCGAGCCCGACGAGGAGACGATAACCTACTGTACGACCGCCGTTCGCGGCTCTGTCGGCTGGTTCATCCTGGGGCTGCTCGGATTCGAGGAACTGCGCAACTACGAGGGAAGCTGGCACGACTGGGGCACGCTCTCGAGTGCGGACGGCTACCACTACACGACTGGTGAGGGAAGTGGAACCGTCATCGACACGTTTGCGGAGTGA
- the carA gene encoding glutamine-hydrolyzing carbamoyl-phosphate synthase small subunit has translation MNPAYVALESGHVLEGRGRAPGTARGELVFTTAYTGYEESLTDPSYEEQVLTFSYPLIGNYGVREERFESDRVHPRAVLARELTDDVAAWLAEEGVPAVDHLDTRDVVTDVREGGAMKCGIAVGKHATPDDAVAELERCQAMSDHTEIGEQVSVAEHAVHGEDNDGETVALIDCGVKGSIIDSLVARNATVHVFPHDASAADVEAVDPDVLFVSNGPGDPKNYPQAASLVETFVEDTPVAGICLGQQIVARALGGTTEKMTFGHRGVNQPVLDVESGQVVMTTQNHGYTVAEPGPHLEVSQLNVNDDTPEGLDGIEHDIITRQYHPEANPGPEDTLGFFDDVLAMANPSRNSPRAIPADD, from the coding sequence ATGAACCCGGCCTACGTTGCGCTGGAAAGCGGTCACGTACTCGAGGGGCGTGGTCGTGCACCTGGCACCGCACGCGGGGAACTGGTTTTCACAACAGCTTACACGGGCTACGAGGAGAGCCTGACGGACCCATCTTACGAGGAGCAGGTCCTGACGTTTTCCTACCCTCTAATCGGCAACTACGGCGTCCGAGAGGAACGCTTCGAATCCGATCGCGTTCATCCACGAGCCGTCCTTGCTCGCGAACTCACCGACGACGTGGCCGCCTGGCTCGCCGAAGAAGGCGTGCCGGCCGTCGACCATCTCGACACCCGCGACGTCGTGACCGACGTGCGCGAAGGCGGCGCGATGAAATGCGGTATCGCTGTCGGCAAACACGCCACGCCCGACGACGCCGTCGCCGAACTCGAGCGCTGTCAGGCGATGAGCGACCACACGGAGATCGGCGAGCAGGTCAGCGTGGCCGAACACGCCGTCCACGGTGAAGATAACGACGGCGAGACCGTTGCGCTGATCGACTGTGGCGTCAAAGGTTCGATCATCGACTCGCTGGTCGCCCGCAATGCGACCGTTCACGTGTTCCCACACGACGCGAGTGCTGCCGACGTCGAGGCCGTCGACCCCGACGTGCTGTTCGTCTCGAACGGACCTGGCGACCCGAAAAACTACCCACAGGCTGCGTCGCTCGTCGAAACCTTCGTCGAGGATACGCCCGTCGCTGGCATCTGTCTCGGCCAGCAGATCGTCGCCCGCGCGCTGGGTGGTACCACCGAGAAGATGACCTTCGGTCACCGCGGCGTTAACCAGCCAGTGCTCGACGTCGAAAGCGGACAGGTCGTTATGACGACCCAGAACCACGGCTACACGGTCGCCGAGCCCGGTCCACACCTCGAGGTCTCCCAGCTCAACGTCAACGACGATACGCCCGAAGGTCTCGACGGTATCGAACACGACATCATCACCCGCCAGTACCACCCCGAAGCGAACCCTGGCCCAGAGGACACCCTCGGCTTCTTCGACGACGTCCTCGCGATGGCCAACCCGTCGCGGAACTCCCCTCGAGCGATTCCTGCCGACGACTGA
- the purS gene encoding phosphoribosylformylglycinamidine synthase subunit PurS, giving the protein MTAYTATVTVRLKHGVLDPEAETTRRSLERLGFDLEALRSADRFEIDLEADDSAEAEQRVDEMAERLLANPTIHDYDVEVDER; this is encoded by the coding sequence ATGACCGCCTACACCGCCACGGTGACCGTCCGACTCAAACACGGCGTCCTCGACCCCGAGGCCGAGACCACACGGCGTTCGCTCGAGCGCCTGGGGTTCGACCTCGAGGCGCTTCGCTCGGCAGATCGCTTCGAGATTGATCTCGAGGCCGACGACTCGGCGGAAGCCGAACAGCGAGTCGACGAGATGGCCGAACGACTGCTGGCAAACCCGACCATCCACGATTACGACGTGGAGGTCGACGAGCGGTAG
- a CDS encoding SDR family oxidoreductase — MDLDIAGNTALVTASSSGLGLASATVLARQGANVAICGRDEERLEAAREHVAAQGDGAVLAKPTDLTDPEQVSALVKATVDEFGGIDHLVTSAGGPPSTTFLETDDREWYGAYDLLVMSVVWTIEEAHPYLHESDEGSIVCITSRTVKEVADGLLLSNAVRRGVIGLVKTISREFAPDVRANAVLPGTIETPRIEELVEARIENGTYESYQEGLEELASDIPMDRIGEPEELGEVVAYLSSPHASFVNGVELPIDGGLMRS; from the coding sequence ATGGACCTCGATATTGCGGGTAACACGGCACTGGTCACGGCTTCCTCGAGCGGCCTTGGCCTCGCGAGTGCGACCGTTCTCGCACGACAGGGGGCGAACGTCGCCATCTGCGGGCGAGACGAGGAACGACTCGAGGCCGCACGCGAACACGTTGCGGCCCAGGGCGACGGCGCCGTCCTCGCGAAACCCACTGATCTGACCGACCCAGAGCAGGTTTCGGCGCTGGTGAAAGCGACCGTCGACGAGTTCGGTGGCATCGACCACCTCGTCACCTCTGCCGGCGGGCCACCGAGCACAACCTTTCTCGAGACGGACGACCGCGAGTGGTATGGGGCCTACGACCTGCTGGTGATGAGCGTCGTCTGGACGATCGAGGAGGCCCACCCGTACCTGCACGAGTCCGACGAGGGATCGATCGTCTGTATCACCTCCCGAACGGTCAAAGAGGTCGCTGACGGGCTCTTGCTCTCGAACGCCGTTAGACGCGGCGTAATCGGCCTCGTCAAAACGATCTCGCGGGAATTCGCCCCCGACGTTCGAGCCAACGCGGTCTTACCTGGCACCATCGAGACGCCCCGTATCGAGGAACTGGTCGAGGCCAGAATCGAGAACGGCACCTACGAGAGCTACCAGGAGGGCCTCGAGGAGCTGGCGAGCGACATTCCGATGGATCGAATCGGCGAACCCGAAGAACTCGGCGAGGTCGTTGCCTATCTTTCCAGTCCGCACGCGAGTTTCGTCAACGGTGTCGAGTTACCGATCGACGGCGGGTTGATGCGGAGCTAA
- a CDS encoding Lrp/AsnC family transcriptional regulator, giving the protein MDDLDRNILNILRRDARTPYTEIAEEVGTSEGTVRNRVERMNDDDVIERFTVTTRTGNVKAMIEIGVAVDVDTASIAERMAEWAEVDFVWQVSGEQDIVLVVDAADTRGVNELITQAREQEEVVSTKTRLILDEKLG; this is encoded by the coding sequence ATGGACGATCTCGACCGAAACATCCTGAACATCCTCCGACGAGATGCCCGAACGCCGTATACGGAGATCGCAGAAGAGGTGGGCACGAGCGAGGGAACGGTCCGCAATCGCGTCGAGCGGATGAACGACGACGACGTTATCGAACGGTTTACTGTTACCACGCGCACGGGCAACGTGAAGGCGATGATCGAGATCGGCGTCGCGGTCGACGTCGATACGGCCAGCATCGCCGAGCGGATGGCCGAGTGGGCTGAAGTCGACTTCGTCTGGCAGGTTTCGGGTGAGCAAGACATCGTGCTGGTCGTCGACGCAGCAGACACCCGGGGCGTCAACGAACTCATCACGCAGGCGCGCGAGCAAGAGGAGGTCGTGAGCACGAAAACGCGCCTGATTCTCGACGAAAAACTCGGATAA
- a CDS encoding archaeosine biosynthesis radical SAM protein RaSEA, giving the protein MSQPTPEVYEQGKGMDAHNQVMRDIRSRKEKSYDPHQPTRVWLDEDNTPDGVKRSLTIILNTGGCRWARAGGCTMCGYVAESVDGGSVPHEALMDQIEVCLEHEAENADEPAPLVKIYTSGSFLDEREVGADSRRAIAETFGDRERIVLESLPDFVDREKLEDFTQYGLQTDVAVGLETATDRVRRDCVNKYFDFADFEAACTDAAAVDGAGIKAYLLMKPPFLTESEAIEDMVSSIERCLAVDGCHTVSMNPCNVQRYTMVDELYFNGGYRPPWLWSVATVLERTAHVDGLVVSDPVGHGTDRGAHNCGECDDLVQKAIKDFDLRQDPTVFEQVDCECKATWEYVVEHETGYNQPLTR; this is encoded by the coding sequence ATGAGTCAGCCGACGCCCGAGGTCTACGAGCAGGGCAAGGGCATGGACGCCCACAATCAGGTGATGCGGGATATCCGCTCGCGCAAAGAAAAGAGCTACGACCCCCACCAGCCGACGCGGGTCTGGCTCGACGAGGACAACACACCGGACGGCGTCAAACGAAGTTTAACGATCATTCTCAACACCGGCGGCTGTCGCTGGGCCCGCGCGGGGGGTTGTACCATGTGTGGCTACGTCGCCGAAAGCGTCGACGGTGGCTCGGTCCCTCACGAGGCGTTGATGGATCAGATCGAGGTCTGCCTCGAGCACGAGGCTGAAAACGCCGACGAGCCAGCACCCCTCGTCAAAATCTACACCTCCGGCTCGTTTCTGGACGAACGCGAGGTCGGTGCGGACTCCCGTCGGGCCATCGCCGAAACCTTCGGCGACCGCGAACGGATCGTCCTCGAGTCGCTGCCGGATTTTGTCGACCGGGAGAAACTCGAGGATTTCACCCAGTACGGCCTGCAGACTGACGTCGCCGTGGGCCTCGAGACGGCGACCGACCGAGTTCGTCGCGACTGCGTGAACAAGTACTTCGATTTCGCGGATTTCGAGGCAGCATGTACCGACGCAGCAGCTGTCGACGGCGCCGGGATCAAAGCCTATCTTCTGATGAAACCGCCGTTCCTCACCGAGTCGGAAGCTATCGAGGACATGGTCTCCTCGATCGAACGCTGTCTGGCCGTCGACGGCTGTCACACCGTCTCGATGAATCCGTGTAACGTCCAGCGCTACACCATGGTCGACGAACTGTACTTCAACGGGGGGTACCGCCCGCCGTGGCTCTGGTCGGTCGCCACCGTGCTCGAGCGAACGGCCCACGTCGATGGTCTCGTCGTCTCCGATCCAGTCGGCCACGGTACCGACCGCGGTGCGCATAACTGTGGAGAGTGTGACGATCTCGTCCAGAAAGCGATCAAGGACTTCGACTTGCGACAGGACCCGACGGTCTTCGAGCAGGTCGACTGTGAGTGCAAAGCGACCTGGGAGTACGTCGTCGAACACGAGACTGGATATAATCAGCCGCTCACTCGGTGA
- a CDS encoding PAS domain S-box protein → MGERNHVIYVDPDQMDGLSAGFRDADISVEHVRTRQACLERLERSDLTWDALITEQDLGDETGIDLCRELQARGIEVPIFLYTDAGNETLAGETIAAGAAGYVPKSQGIPTLLTRVLDVLFDGEPPRAAPTADAEAHDSLSTMAEDGYAESRTPHAPELTERSERVFDQSPLAIIEWNTAFEIEHWNSAATELFGYSEAEAVGEFAPELLIPPDQRDSASAWWDNWLEGAPTQSHGISRNLDSAGNELRCEWYSIPITDGDGAVESVLSFARDVTTEFRRSQALETLQETTRALMETSSENEIGELVIETTDSIIDGALAGVRRYDEDETVLEIVATSERLEAASGDLARIEPGDGPLWEGYESGEPVIIDDAAPHMVPYDLDSEVGNAVIHPLGDHGLLTVAASGGFSLEDADINLIQVLAATAESALDRAARERELQRKKAVIETVGDSVYALDTDGRFVTVNDTLTGITGYSRDELLGEHVSMVLDEADLERGKMALEALLESDLDAVRRYDVTVRTKAGEKIPCEVNTTVRATEGEVTGSVGIVRDVSDRKLMERELIQRKAKMEKLHEIASRLEECTSPEQVYELTVETAEDVLEFDVCVVDSAQDGHLVTEAVSSDIHEDGFSNRTTINDGIAGKTYRTGETYRVGDLDNDEDASPEREEYQSVLSVPIGTNGVFQAVSTEPEAFGREDQELTELLVSHVTNALDRLAFESRLKSERDQFAALFENVPDAVVSTQRTPEGPIVEQINPAFERIFGYEEAELVEEPLDQFIVPPKLNDEAAEFNTRGNRGEPVEAEVKRRTVDGLRDFMMRVVPIEMNEHSDRAFGLYTDITEQKQRQKRVEILNRVLRHDLRNGMNIINGCAEMLADAVEDTDEETFAEAIQERAGELISLAEKTRAVEQTLDHENTTTGPLDVIETTEAAIERLEGEYPTAQLSYSLTDRLNVRANDLLEDAIFHVLENAAEHNDRCEPQIHVSVETSENDDESVTITVADNGPGLPEEERALLQEEQEITQLRHASGLGLWLVNWVVTQSGGQLTFHDRDPRGTVVTLEIPKSDITQELVRSDGRAAGD, encoded by the coding sequence ATGGGAGAGCGAAACCACGTCATCTACGTCGATCCTGACCAGATGGACGGCCTCAGTGCCGGATTTCGGGATGCAGACATAAGCGTCGAACACGTCCGAACACGGCAGGCGTGTCTCGAGCGCCTCGAGCGGAGCGACCTGACGTGGGATGCACTCATTACCGAACAGGACCTTGGAGACGAGACCGGTATCGACCTCTGTCGAGAGCTGCAGGCTCGAGGAATCGAGGTTCCGATATTTTTGTACACTGATGCAGGGAACGAGACACTGGCCGGCGAAACGATTGCGGCCGGTGCTGCCGGTTACGTCCCCAAATCACAGGGCATCCCGACCCTCCTGACACGAGTGCTCGACGTGCTCTTCGACGGTGAGCCGCCACGGGCGGCGCCGACCGCAGACGCCGAAGCCCACGACTCGCTCTCGACGATGGCCGAAGACGGATACGCCGAGTCACGAACGCCACACGCGCCCGAACTGACGGAGCGCTCCGAGCGCGTGTTCGACCAGTCGCCGCTGGCGATCATCGAGTGGAACACCGCGTTCGAGATCGAACACTGGAACTCGGCTGCAACCGAACTCTTCGGGTACAGCGAAGCCGAAGCCGTTGGTGAATTCGCACCCGAGCTACTGATTCCGCCGGACCAACGAGACAGCGCCAGCGCCTGGTGGGACAACTGGCTCGAGGGAGCGCCGACACAGAGCCACGGTATCAGTCGCAACCTCGACAGCGCGGGAAACGAGCTTCGCTGTGAGTGGTACAGCATTCCGATAACTGACGGAGACGGAGCCGTCGAAAGCGTGCTCTCGTTCGCCCGAGACGTCACGACAGAGTTCCGTCGCTCACAGGCACTTGAAACACTGCAGGAAACGACGCGGGCGTTGATGGAAACCAGTTCGGAGAACGAGATTGGCGAGCTCGTCATCGAGACGACGGATTCCATTATCGACGGAGCCCTCGCCGGCGTTCGACGCTACGACGAAGACGAGACCGTCCTCGAAATCGTTGCCACGAGCGAACGCCTCGAGGCAGCCAGTGGTGACCTGGCCCGAATCGAACCGGGTGATGGACCACTCTGGGAAGGCTATGAGTCGGGTGAACCGGTTATCATCGACGACGCTGCACCGCACATGGTTCCGTACGATCTCGACAGCGAGGTCGGTAACGCCGTCATCCATCCGCTCGGCGATCACGGACTCCTGACCGTCGCCGCTTCGGGCGGATTCTCGCTCGAGGACGCCGATATCAATCTCATACAGGTTCTCGCCGCAACCGCCGAATCTGCGCTCGATCGCGCGGCCCGCGAACGAGAACTACAGCGGAAGAAAGCCGTCATCGAGACCGTCGGCGACAGCGTCTACGCGCTCGACACCGACGGGCGGTTCGTCACCGTCAACGACACGCTAACGGGGATAACTGGCTACAGCCGTGACGAACTGCTCGGTGAACACGTTTCGATGGTTCTCGATGAAGCGGACCTCGAGCGAGGAAAGATGGCCCTGGAAGCACTCCTCGAGAGCGATTTAGACGCTGTCAGAAGGTACGACGTAACCGTCCGTACGAAAGCGGGTGAGAAAATCCCGTGTGAAGTGAACACGACCGTCCGAGCAACCGAGGGAGAAGTCACTGGCAGCGTCGGTATCGTCCGGGACGTCAGCGACCGAAAGCTGATGGAGCGCGAACTCATCCAGCGGAAGGCAAAGATGGAAAAACTCCACGAGATCGCCTCACGTCTCGAGGAGTGTACCAGCCCGGAACAGGTGTACGAACTGACCGTCGAGACCGCAGAAGACGTCCTCGAATTTGACGTCTGTGTCGTCGATAGCGCCCAGGACGGCCACCTGGTGACCGAAGCGGTCTCATCCGATATTCACGAGGATGGCTTTTCGAATCGAACGACGATAAATGACGGTATCGCCGGGAAGACCTATCGAACTGGCGAGACGTACCGGGTCGGTGACCTCGACAACGACGAGGATGCGAGCCCGGAGCGAGAGGAGTACCAGTCCGTTCTCAGCGTCCCGATCGGCACAAACGGCGTGTTTCAGGCGGTTTCAACCGAGCCTGAAGCGTTCGGCCGGGAAGACCAGGAACTCACCGAGTTACTCGTTTCACACGTCACGAACGCGCTCGATCGACTGGCTTTCGAGAGTCGGTTGAAAAGTGAGCGTGATCAGTTCGCCGCCCTGTTCGAGAACGTTCCCGACGCCGTCGTCAGCACACAGCGGACCCCGGAAGGCCCCATCGTCGAACAGATTAACCCCGCATTCGAACGCATCTTCGGCTACGAGGAAGCCGAACTGGTCGAAGAGCCACTGGACCAGTTTATCGTCCCCCCGAAGTTGAACGACGAAGCCGCGGAGTTCAATACTCGTGGTAACCGGGGCGAACCGGTCGAGGCCGAGGTCAAACGACGAACGGTCGACGGTCTGCGTGATTTCATGATGCGGGTGGTTCCCATCGAGATGAACGAGCACTCAGACCGCGCGTTCGGTCTGTACACCGATATCACCGAACAGAAACAGCGCCAAAAGCGGGTCGAAATCCTCAATCGCGTGCTCCGTCACGACCTCCGAAACGGCATGAACATCATCAACGGCTGTGCTGAAATGCTGGCAGATGCCGTCGAGGACACCGACGAAGAAACGTTTGCCGAAGCGATTCAAGAGCGGGCGGGTGAGCTCATCAGTCTGGCTGAAAAGACCCGTGCAGTGGAGCAAACGCTCGATCACGAAAACACCACGACAGGCCCGCTCGACGTAATCGAAACGACCGAAGCTGCTATCGAGCGACTCGAGGGTGAGTATCCCACCGCCCAGCTATCGTACTCGCTCACTGACCGACTGAACGTCAGGGCGAACGACTTGCTCGAGGACGCGATTTTCCACGTCCTCGAGAACGCAGCCGAACACAACGACCGCTGTGAGCCCCAGATCCACGTCAGCGTCGAGACCAGCGAGAACGACGACGAGTCGGTCACCATCACGGTCGCCGATAACGGTCCCGGATTACCCGAAGAAGAGCGTGCCCTCTTGCAGGAAGAACAGGAGATTACCCAGCTCCGACACGCCAGCGGCCTCGGACTGTGGCTCGTCAACTGGGTCGTTACCCAGTCGGGCGGCCAGCTAACCTTCCACGACCGCGACCCTCGAGGAACGGTGGTCACACTGGAAATCCCGAAATCAGATATCACCCAGGAACTCGTTCGAAGCGACGGCCGAGCAGCCGGGGACTGA
- a CDS encoding Tfx family DNA-binding protein yields the protein MIEEAATTLEEIGFDPDESILTHRQAQVLALRERGHSQAAIAEALGTSRANVSSVEGSARDNLERAKETVAFAEALRAPVRVRVEGGTDLYDVPDLVYEACDEAGVKVEHTAPDLMKVISDRAGGAITGRRVAESLIVGVTSNGTVRVRSSE from the coding sequence ATGATCGAGGAGGCAGCAACGACGCTCGAAGAGATCGGCTTCGATCCCGACGAGAGCATCCTCACCCACCGACAGGCGCAGGTACTCGCCTTGCGCGAACGTGGCCACTCTCAGGCGGCCATCGCCGAGGCACTGGGGACCTCTCGAGCCAACGTCTCGTCCGTCGAGGGCAGCGCTCGCGACAACCTCGAGCGCGCAAAGGAGACGGTGGCGTTCGCCGAAGCGTTGCGCGCACCGGTTCGCGTTCGTGTCGAGGGAGGAACGGACCTGTACGACGTCCCGGATCTGGTGTACGAAGCCTGTGACGAGGCCGGCGTCAAGGTCGAACACACCGCGCCTGACCTGATGAAGGTAATTTCCGATCGAGCGGGGGGTGCCATCACCGGTCGACGGGTCGCCGAATCACTCATCGTCGGTGTCACCTCCAACGGCACGGTGCGGGTTCGCTCCTCGGAGTGA
- the purQ gene encoding phosphoribosylformylglycinamidine synthase I yields MTVSIIRFGGSNCDRDAAAALEHLDIDAEIVWHEDGLPADTTGIVLPGGFSYGDYLRAGAIAAHSPILEAVREAARNGIPVLGVCNGAQVGCESGLTDGVFTTNESARFQCEHVYLRVERDDTPWTADYETGDVIKVPIAHGEGRYEIDDDRLTQLETDGRVLFRYCDADGNLSAEANPNGSKHNVAGVLGDRETVAVMMPHPERATLPDVGGTDGQAILRGFERIDPAAPQ; encoded by the coding sequence GTGACGGTCTCGATCATCCGCTTTGGCGGCTCAAACTGCGACCGCGACGCCGCGGCCGCACTCGAGCATCTGGACATCGACGCCGAAATAGTCTGGCACGAGGACGGCCTTCCAGCGGACACTACCGGTATCGTCCTGCCGGGCGGTTTCTCGTACGGTGACTACCTTCGTGCCGGCGCGATAGCGGCCCACTCGCCGATCCTCGAAGCGGTCCGCGAGGCGGCCAGAAACGGCATCCCCGTCCTGGGTGTCTGTAACGGCGCGCAGGTCGGCTGTGAATCGGGACTCACCGACGGTGTGTTCACGACCAACGAGAGCGCTCGTTTCCAGTGTGAGCACGTCTATTTGCGCGTCGAACGCGACGACACCCCCTGGACGGCCGACTACGAAACGGGTGACGTAATCAAAGTGCCGATCGCCCATGGTGAAGGTCGCTACGAAATCGACGACGACCGACTCACCCAACTCGAGACCGACGGACGCGTATTGTTTCGCTACTGCGACGCCGACGGCAATCTCAGCGCCGAGGCAAATCCGAACGGCTCGAAACACAACGTCGCCGGCGTCCTCGGTGATCGCGAGACGGTCGCCGTCATGATGCCTCACCCCGAACGGGCAACACTCCCCGACGTCGGCGGGACCGACGGGCAGGCAATTCTCCGTGGATTCGAACGAATCGACCCCGCTGCACCCCAGTAA